A genome region from Mugil cephalus isolate CIBA_MC_2020 chromosome 13, CIBA_Mcephalus_1.1, whole genome shotgun sequence includes the following:
- the shld2 gene encoding shieldin complex subunit 2 isoform X1, translating into MGDRPKLHVFLGAPPPPPPPPPPPPPSSCGPVSAPEVGVEVWRQLELTWRDGRLTHASHLDQDQDPGTDPPGPSVQIQDGRRNCESDWTTETVPAAGGRGGDSSSEDQALNQASVHEYLDSCFYPGPGPQRPGPGPGPGPETEPQRPGPGSVHPPSEPTHFLSTWTLSQALVLRGRHVVQSASSPQKAPPSSSSTPELFSPEASAELFSPPRVEEGGVVLQATVDGVLCSQESTSTEAPPTKKTRVCGDSRTEATSSPEPTSSSTRPTSSSSTSSTTLLARCDKSGVRYSVLVVVVHPCHLKEVQVRSGPSAGSWVPVASIVVTDQSDVEVKVVLWRRAAFWASTVSPGDVLLITGVQVGEDRWRGETFLQSTFSSKLLNLGPGTSSCPPAVSRQVDAGALSSLSVFLRERRPLLASVSRRRPQDLSRLPYAVLRSLRVNTLVHALLRVTHTHLGSDWRGEAESRWRSAVQVKAVLTVEQMDGLQGQLMLWGSAVAWLPRLRGDTASVSFWDFHVLLVRDGLTSDLPELHSTPWSSVRPVRPSDPRLRDMQRRGRVQGGASGTLELDLDTLLSQKFSGDVELRVQVVSFHFQDVPLSQNAPQPVLDQGTSLDGVLAALSGDVSFTGCSRCSTELETDANGIYCPCYRCLPHRGLGRYYRPAVLTVSGRGLNQVCGGRGFSQVCVHVPPDKVQQILKVPPDKLQRSSAPGSEVKLVHVAAERIQALLSLPKKTLIITIHSHFLVDENGVAIDREFTLLDLQVPD; encoded by the exons ctcctgtggCCCGGTCTCTGCCCCTGAAGTCGGGGTGGAGGTCTGGAGACAGCTGGAGCTCACCTGGAGGGACGGCCGCCTGACTCATGCTTCacacctggaccaggaccaggaccctgGAACCGATCCACCTGGGCCCAGTGTACAAATCCAAGATGGTCGAAGGAACTGTGAATCCGACTGGACCACGGAGACGGTTCCAgcagcaggaggacgaggaggagactCCAGCTCTGAGGACCAGGCTTTAAATCAGGCTTCAGTACATGAGTATCTGGACAGCTGCTTCtatccaggaccaggaccacaaagacctggacctggacctggaccaggaccagagacagaACCACAAAGACCCGGACCTGGCTCTGTTCACCCACCATCAGAACCGACTCACTTCCTGTCCACCTGGACCCTGAGTCAGGCCTTGGTCCTGAGAGGCCGACACGTCGTCCAATCAGCATCCAGCCCTCAGAAGGCCCcgccctcctccagctccaccccGGAGCTGTTCAGTCCTGAAGCCTCCGCCGAGCTCTTCAGCCCCCccagggtggaggaggggggcgtGGTCCTCCAGGCCACCGTAGACGGCGTCCTCTGTTCTCAGGAGTCCACCTCCACCGAGGCTCCGCCCACAAAGAAGACCCGGGTCTGTGGAGATTCTAGGACAGAAGCCACCTCCTCCCCTGagcccacctcctcctccaccagacccacctcctcctcctccacctcctccaccactctCCTGGCCCGCTGTGATAAATCCGGGGTTCGTTACTCagttctggtggtggtggtccaCCCATGTCACCTGAAGGAGGTCCAG GTGAGGTCTGGTCCATCAGCTGGGTCCTGGGTCCCCGTGGCGTCCATCGTGGTGACGGACCAATCAGACGTGGAGGTGAAGGTGGTGCTGTGGAGGCGGGCGGCGTTCTGGGCGTCGACCGTGAGTCCAGGAGACGTCCTCCTCATCACAG gggTACAGGTGGGTGAGGACCGGTGGAGAGGAGAGACGTTCCTTCAGTCGACCTTCAGCTCTAAACTTCTGAACCTGGGTCCTGGGACGTCCTCCTGTCCCCCTGCAG TGTCCCGGCAGGTGGACGCTGGTGCTCTCAGCTCTCTAAGTGTCTTCCTTCGGGAGCGGCGCCCCCTGCTGGCGTCTGTGTCCCGCCGCCGTCCTCAGGACCTGAGCCGCCTCCCCTACGCCGTCCTGAGGTCCCTGAGGGTCAACACGCTGGTCCACGCCCTCCTGCgagtcacacacactcacctggGCTCAG ATTGGCGGGGGGAGGCGGAGTCTCGCTGGAGGTCGGCGGTCCAGGTGAAGGCGGTTCTGACTGTGGAGCAGATGGACGGACTCCAGGGACAGCTGATGCTGTGGGGGTCTGCTGTGGCCTGGCTGCCCCGCCTCCGAGGAGACACCGCCTCAGTGTCTTTCTGGGACTTCCATGTCCTCCTGGTGAGGGAcggtttgacctctgacctcccggAGCTCCACTCCACCCCCTGGAGCTCGGTCCGTCCTGTCCGTCCGTCCGACCCCCGGCTGCGGGACATGCAGCGGAGGGGGCGTGTCCAGGGGGGGGCGTCCGGCACCTTGGAGCTGGACCTGGACACTCTGCTGTCCCAGAAGTTCAGCG GGGACGTGGAGCTGAGGGTCCAGGTCGTCTCCTTCCACTTCCAGGACGTCCCTCTGTCCCAGAATGCCCCTCAGCCGGTCCTGGACCAGGGGACGTCTCTGGACGGCGTCCTGGCGGCTCTGAGCGGAGACGTGTCCTTCACCGGCTGCAGCCGCTGCTCCACTGAGCTGGAGACGGACGCCAACGGCATCTACTGCCCCTGTTACCGCTGCCTCCCCCACCGGGGGCTGGGCCGCTACTACAG ACCTGCTGTGCTGACagtgagtgggcggggcctcaACCAGGTGTGTGGTGGGCGGGGCTTCAGCCAGGTGTGTGTCCACGTTCCTCCTGATAAAGTGCAGCAGATCCTCAAAGTTCCTCCTGATAAGCTGCAGCGGAGCTCAG CTCCAGGCTCAGAGGTGAAGCTCGTCCACGTGGCAGCAGAGAGGATCCAGGCCCTCCTGTCCCTCCCCAAGAAAACcctcatcatcaccatccaCAGCCACTTCCTGGTCGACGAGAACGGCGTCGCCATCGACCGCGAGTTCACGCTGCTCGACCTTCAGGTCCCCGACTGA
- the shld2 gene encoding shieldin complex subunit 2 isoform X2 — MGDRPKLHVFLGAPPPPPPPPPPPPPSSCGPVSAPEVGVEVWRQLELTWRDGRLTHASHLDQDQDPGTDPPGPSVQIQDGRRNCESDWTTETVPAAGGRGGDSSSEDQALNQASVHEYLDSCFYPGPGPQRPGPGPGPGPETEPQRPGPGSVHPPSEPTHFLSTWTLSQALVLRGRHVVQSASSPQKAPPSSSSTPELFSPEASAELFSPPRVEEGGVVLQATVDGVLCSQESTSTEAPPTKKTRVCGDSRTEATSSPEPTSSSTRPTSSSSTSSTTLLARCDKSGVRYSVLVVVVHPCHLKEVQVRSGPSAGSWVPVASIVVTDQSDVEVKVVLWRRAAFWASTVSPGDVLLITGVQVGEDRWRGETFLQSTFSSKLLNLGPGTSSCPPAVSRQVDAGALSSLSVFLRERRPLLASVSRRRPQDLSRLPYAVLRSLRVNTLVHALLRVTHTHLGSDWRGEAESRWRSAVQVKAVLTVEQMDGLQGQLMLWGSAVAWLPRLRGDTASVSFWDFHVLLVRDGLTSDLPELHSTPWSSVRPVRPSDPRLRDMQRRGRVQGGASGTLELDLDTLLSQKFSGDVELRVQVVSFHFQDVPLSQNAPQPVLDQGTSLDGVLAALSGDVSFTGCSRCSTELETDANGIYCPCYRCLPHRGLGRYYRPAVLTVSGRGLNQVCGGRGFSQVCVHVPPDKVQQILKVPPDKLQRSSGSEVKLVHVAAERIQALLSLPKKTLIITIHSHFLVDENGVAIDREFTLLDLQVPD, encoded by the exons ctcctgtggCCCGGTCTCTGCCCCTGAAGTCGGGGTGGAGGTCTGGAGACAGCTGGAGCTCACCTGGAGGGACGGCCGCCTGACTCATGCTTCacacctggaccaggaccaggaccctgGAACCGATCCACCTGGGCCCAGTGTACAAATCCAAGATGGTCGAAGGAACTGTGAATCCGACTGGACCACGGAGACGGTTCCAgcagcaggaggacgaggaggagactCCAGCTCTGAGGACCAGGCTTTAAATCAGGCTTCAGTACATGAGTATCTGGACAGCTGCTTCtatccaggaccaggaccacaaagacctggacctggacctggaccaggaccagagacagaACCACAAAGACCCGGACCTGGCTCTGTTCACCCACCATCAGAACCGACTCACTTCCTGTCCACCTGGACCCTGAGTCAGGCCTTGGTCCTGAGAGGCCGACACGTCGTCCAATCAGCATCCAGCCCTCAGAAGGCCCcgccctcctccagctccaccccGGAGCTGTTCAGTCCTGAAGCCTCCGCCGAGCTCTTCAGCCCCCccagggtggaggaggggggcgtGGTCCTCCAGGCCACCGTAGACGGCGTCCTCTGTTCTCAGGAGTCCACCTCCACCGAGGCTCCGCCCACAAAGAAGACCCGGGTCTGTGGAGATTCTAGGACAGAAGCCACCTCCTCCCCTGagcccacctcctcctccaccagacccacctcctcctcctccacctcctccaccactctCCTGGCCCGCTGTGATAAATCCGGGGTTCGTTACTCagttctggtggtggtggtccaCCCATGTCACCTGAAGGAGGTCCAG GTGAGGTCTGGTCCATCAGCTGGGTCCTGGGTCCCCGTGGCGTCCATCGTGGTGACGGACCAATCAGACGTGGAGGTGAAGGTGGTGCTGTGGAGGCGGGCGGCGTTCTGGGCGTCGACCGTGAGTCCAGGAGACGTCCTCCTCATCACAG gggTACAGGTGGGTGAGGACCGGTGGAGAGGAGAGACGTTCCTTCAGTCGACCTTCAGCTCTAAACTTCTGAACCTGGGTCCTGGGACGTCCTCCTGTCCCCCTGCAG TGTCCCGGCAGGTGGACGCTGGTGCTCTCAGCTCTCTAAGTGTCTTCCTTCGGGAGCGGCGCCCCCTGCTGGCGTCTGTGTCCCGCCGCCGTCCTCAGGACCTGAGCCGCCTCCCCTACGCCGTCCTGAGGTCCCTGAGGGTCAACACGCTGGTCCACGCCCTCCTGCgagtcacacacactcacctggGCTCAG ATTGGCGGGGGGAGGCGGAGTCTCGCTGGAGGTCGGCGGTCCAGGTGAAGGCGGTTCTGACTGTGGAGCAGATGGACGGACTCCAGGGACAGCTGATGCTGTGGGGGTCTGCTGTGGCCTGGCTGCCCCGCCTCCGAGGAGACACCGCCTCAGTGTCTTTCTGGGACTTCCATGTCCTCCTGGTGAGGGAcggtttgacctctgacctcccggAGCTCCACTCCACCCCCTGGAGCTCGGTCCGTCCTGTCCGTCCGTCCGACCCCCGGCTGCGGGACATGCAGCGGAGGGGGCGTGTCCAGGGGGGGGCGTCCGGCACCTTGGAGCTGGACCTGGACACTCTGCTGTCCCAGAAGTTCAGCG GGGACGTGGAGCTGAGGGTCCAGGTCGTCTCCTTCCACTTCCAGGACGTCCCTCTGTCCCAGAATGCCCCTCAGCCGGTCCTGGACCAGGGGACGTCTCTGGACGGCGTCCTGGCGGCTCTGAGCGGAGACGTGTCCTTCACCGGCTGCAGCCGCTGCTCCACTGAGCTGGAGACGGACGCCAACGGCATCTACTGCCCCTGTTACCGCTGCCTCCCCCACCGGGGGCTGGGCCGCTACTACAG ACCTGCTGTGCTGACagtgagtgggcggggcctcaACCAGGTGTGTGGTGGGCGGGGCTTCAGCCAGGTGTGTGTCCACGTTCCTCCTGATAAAGTGCAGCAGATCCTCAAAGTTCCTCCTGATAAGCTGCAGCGGAGCTCAG GCTCAGAGGTGAAGCTCGTCCACGTGGCAGCAGAGAGGATCCAGGCCCTCCTGTCCCTCCCCAAGAAAACcctcatcatcaccatccaCAGCCACTTCCTGGTCGACGAGAACGGCGTCGCCATCGACCGCGAGTTCACGCTGCTCGACCTTCAGGTCCCCGACTGA
- the LOC125019004 gene encoding keratin, type I cytoskeletal 9-like, producing MANFLSNALGSDGIAKMAGEKVANGGSDWNRHRPSPAWAGCVHTFTLSHSSLSVNWTNLSSCGINPRHHGNSQNSGLHLYRYEEEEEEEQEEQVVLTHVSARSNKTRKDKEGETGWSTQKSCERKREQSECLGQNKKEDEKKKKQKGGGGVFSFGHEEKDEDKGGFFSKIFKKGEDDDEKGGQKKSGFAGLFTEGGEGGQGGGGGVAMSDGGFYSNEGGDTTSGGLVPGGGRGGGNGDLLDDLFDVAEETSAGK from the exons atGGCAAACTTCTTATCCAACGCTCTGGGATCCGACGGCATCGCAAAGATGGCCGGAGAAAAAGTTG CCAATGGGGGGTCGGACTGGAACCGCCACCGTCCTTCTCCTGCCTGGGCAG GGTGTGTCCATACTTTCACCCTGAGTCACTCCTCACTCTCTGTGAACTGGACTAACCTGTCCTCCTGTGGCATCAACCCACGTCACCACGGCAACAGTCAAAACTCAGGGCTGCACCTGTACCGatacgaggaggaggaggaggaggagcaagaggagcaGGTCGTACtg ACGCATGTGAGTGCTAGGTCAAATAAGACGaggaaagacaaagaaggagagACTGGTTGGAGCACACAGAAGAGctgtgagaggaagagagagcaaAGTGAGTGCTTGGGTCAAAACAAGAAggaggacgagaagaagaagaagcagaaaggaggaggaggcgtgtTCTCGTTCGGACACGAGGAGAAGGATGAAGACAAAGGAGGTTTCTTCTCGAAAATCTTTAAAAAGGGCGAAGATGACGATGAGAAGGGGGGCCAGAAGAAATCTGGATTCGCtggtttgttcactgaaggaggcgaaggaggacaaggaggaggaggaggtgtcgcCATGTCTGATGGAG GATTCTACTCAAACGAGGGAGGAGACACGACATCAGGAGGTCTGGtccctggaggaggacgaggaggaggaaacggag ATTTGCTCGACGATCTGTTTGATGTGGCTGAAGAAACGTCTGCAGGGAAATAA
- the shld2 gene encoding shieldin complex subunit 2 isoform X3 has product MGDRPKLHVFLGAPPPPPPPPPPPPPSSCGPVSAPEVGVEVWRQLELTWRDGRLTHASHLDQDQDPGTDPPGPSVQIQDGRRNCESDWTTETVPAAGGRGGDSSSEDQALNQASVHEYLDSCFYPGPGPQRPGPGPGPGPETEPQRPGPGSVHPPSEPTHFLSTWTLSQALVLRGRHVVQSASSPQKAPPSSSSTPELFSPEASAELFSPPRVEEGGVVLQATVDGVLCSQESTSTEAPPTKKTRVCGDSRTEATSSPEPTSSSTRPTSSSSTSSTTLLARCDKSGVRYSVLVVVVHPCHLKEVQVRSGPSAGSWVPVASIVVTDQSDVEVKVVLWRRAAFWASTVSPGDVLLITGVQVGEDRWRGETFLQSTFSSKLLNLGPGTSSCPPAVSRQVDAGALSSLSVFLRERRPLLASVSRRRPQDLSRLPYAVLRSLRVNTLVHALLRVTHTHLGSDWRGEAESRWRSAVQVKAVLTVEQMDGLQGQLMLWGSAVAWLPRLRGDTASVSFWDFHVLLVRDGLTSDLPELHSTPWSSVRPVRPSDPRLRDMQRRGRVQGGASGTLELDLDTLLSQKFSGDVELRVQVVSFHFQDVPLSQNAPQPVLDQGTSLDGVLAALSGDVSFTGCSRCSTELETDANGIYCPCYRCLPHRGLGRYYRPAVLTVSGRGLNQVCGGRGFSQVCVHVPPDKVQQILKVPPDKLQRSSGGALF; this is encoded by the exons ctcctgtggCCCGGTCTCTGCCCCTGAAGTCGGGGTGGAGGTCTGGAGACAGCTGGAGCTCACCTGGAGGGACGGCCGCCTGACTCATGCTTCacacctggaccaggaccaggaccctgGAACCGATCCACCTGGGCCCAGTGTACAAATCCAAGATGGTCGAAGGAACTGTGAATCCGACTGGACCACGGAGACGGTTCCAgcagcaggaggacgaggaggagactCCAGCTCTGAGGACCAGGCTTTAAATCAGGCTTCAGTACATGAGTATCTGGACAGCTGCTTCtatccaggaccaggaccacaaagacctggacctggacctggaccaggaccagagacagaACCACAAAGACCCGGACCTGGCTCTGTTCACCCACCATCAGAACCGACTCACTTCCTGTCCACCTGGACCCTGAGTCAGGCCTTGGTCCTGAGAGGCCGACACGTCGTCCAATCAGCATCCAGCCCTCAGAAGGCCCcgccctcctccagctccaccccGGAGCTGTTCAGTCCTGAAGCCTCCGCCGAGCTCTTCAGCCCCCccagggtggaggaggggggcgtGGTCCTCCAGGCCACCGTAGACGGCGTCCTCTGTTCTCAGGAGTCCACCTCCACCGAGGCTCCGCCCACAAAGAAGACCCGGGTCTGTGGAGATTCTAGGACAGAAGCCACCTCCTCCCCTGagcccacctcctcctccaccagacccacctcctcctcctccacctcctccaccactctCCTGGCCCGCTGTGATAAATCCGGGGTTCGTTACTCagttctggtggtggtggtccaCCCATGTCACCTGAAGGAGGTCCAG GTGAGGTCTGGTCCATCAGCTGGGTCCTGGGTCCCCGTGGCGTCCATCGTGGTGACGGACCAATCAGACGTGGAGGTGAAGGTGGTGCTGTGGAGGCGGGCGGCGTTCTGGGCGTCGACCGTGAGTCCAGGAGACGTCCTCCTCATCACAG gggTACAGGTGGGTGAGGACCGGTGGAGAGGAGAGACGTTCCTTCAGTCGACCTTCAGCTCTAAACTTCTGAACCTGGGTCCTGGGACGTCCTCCTGTCCCCCTGCAG TGTCCCGGCAGGTGGACGCTGGTGCTCTCAGCTCTCTAAGTGTCTTCCTTCGGGAGCGGCGCCCCCTGCTGGCGTCTGTGTCCCGCCGCCGTCCTCAGGACCTGAGCCGCCTCCCCTACGCCGTCCTGAGGTCCCTGAGGGTCAACACGCTGGTCCACGCCCTCCTGCgagtcacacacactcacctggGCTCAG ATTGGCGGGGGGAGGCGGAGTCTCGCTGGAGGTCGGCGGTCCAGGTGAAGGCGGTTCTGACTGTGGAGCAGATGGACGGACTCCAGGGACAGCTGATGCTGTGGGGGTCTGCTGTGGCCTGGCTGCCCCGCCTCCGAGGAGACACCGCCTCAGTGTCTTTCTGGGACTTCCATGTCCTCCTGGTGAGGGAcggtttgacctctgacctcccggAGCTCCACTCCACCCCCTGGAGCTCGGTCCGTCCTGTCCGTCCGTCCGACCCCCGGCTGCGGGACATGCAGCGGAGGGGGCGTGTCCAGGGGGGGGCGTCCGGCACCTTGGAGCTGGACCTGGACACTCTGCTGTCCCAGAAGTTCAGCG GGGACGTGGAGCTGAGGGTCCAGGTCGTCTCCTTCCACTTCCAGGACGTCCCTCTGTCCCAGAATGCCCCTCAGCCGGTCCTGGACCAGGGGACGTCTCTGGACGGCGTCCTGGCGGCTCTGAGCGGAGACGTGTCCTTCACCGGCTGCAGCCGCTGCTCCACTGAGCTGGAGACGGACGCCAACGGCATCTACTGCCCCTGTTACCGCTGCCTCCCCCACCGGGGGCTGGGCCGCTACTACAG ACCTGCTGTGCTGACagtgagtgggcggggcctcaACCAGGTGTGTGGTGGGCGGGGCTTCAGCCAGGTGTGTGTCCACGTTCCTCCTGATAAAGTGCAGCAGATCCTCAAAGTTCCTCCTGATAAGCTGCAGCGGAGCTCAG GTGGAGCGTTGTTCTGA